Within the Granulicella sibirica genome, the region GCCGGCCATGATCGATGATCGCAATATGCGAGCACAGCCGCTCGACGATCTCGAGCACATGCGAGGTCAGAAAGATCGTCGCACCCCGAGCGATCATGCCTTGCAGCATGGCCTTGAGCGTTCCCGAAGCAATCGCGTCGACCCCTTCAAATGGCTCGTCGAGGAAGAGGATTCTGGGCCCATGAATCACGGCGGCGGCCAAAGCGATCTTCTTCTGCATTCCATGCGAGTAGTCGGTGATGAGCTTCTTCGGCTCGTTCGCCAGCCCCATGAACTCGAGCAACTCGGTCGTCCTGCGAACGGTCAGCGCCCGGTCCAGCCCATACATCTGCCCGACAAACCGGAGATACTCCGCCCCGGTAAGTCGGCCAAAGAGCGCAAGCCCCTCAGGAACCACGCCAATCTGGCGTTTTACCTCTAACGGATGCGCGGTCGCATCAAGCCCAAGGATCTCGATCGTCCCGGAGGTAGGGGCGAGAAGCCCGGTCAGCATCTTGATGGTGGTGGACTTCCCCGCGCCATTCGGTCCGAGGAAGCCGAAGAACTGCCCCGCGGCCACGGTCAGATTCACATCCTGAACGGCGGTGAAGTCTCCGAAACGGCGGGTCAAGCCGACGGTGCTGACGGCTGGTGTCATGGATGAGACTAAGAATACGTCAGCTGGCAGGTTTCGTGGACTGCCCGCCAGCTACGCCTTACATCGGTGGAGGATGATGCGGGTCTACGGAACCGGAGACTGAACCGGCACCATTGGACCTCGTCTTCGCTTCGATGTTCACCATGTCCCGCAGTTCCTTCGCTGGTTTGAAGAAGGGAACGCGCTTTGCGGGAACATCCACCCGCGCCCCGGTCTTTGGGTTGCGTCCGATGCGCGGATTTCGTTTGCGCGTACGGAAACTTCCGAAGCCCCGGATCTCAACCTTGTCGTCAGCCTTGAGAGCGCCGATGACAGCTTCAAACATGGTGTCGACGATCACTTCTCCGTCTCGCCGGGTGAGATCGCCGAGTGAGGTTACCTTGTCGACGAGGTCAGCTTTAGTCATAAGCGGCTCCAGTTTCTGTGGCGCATGAGTGTCTCTCAGATCTTAGGCGTAAACCCATGATCAGGATGGAAGTTGCGGTATGTAAAGGAGTTGGCAAAATAAAAATGCGCACGGCGGGATCCCGCCGATTCGCTCAAAGGGGGTAGACGCACCGCCCGCGGATTTTGTCGCAGGCGCGGCCGTCGCCAATCGAAATTAGTTGTGGACGTGGAGATTCTGACCGGCTGGACGCGTTCCGGGAGGCGTTTGCGCCTCTACTTCCACATGAAGTAGAAGCCGGGAGCCTGGTTCAGGATCTTCCCCGGAGTCGGGAACAGATCATCGGCGTCGCCATTCAGAAAGGCCGAGAGCCCCTTCTTGGTCGATGGCTTCACGATATCCGGCTCGCCCGAGATGCCGACATCCTTCGCCGTATCCATCAGCGCGATCCGATACCCGCCGACCTTATCGATCAGCCCGAGTGGCAGCGACTGCTGCCCCGTCCAGACCTGCCCGGTCGCAAGCGGACGAATCTTGTCATCGGTCGTGTGACGCCCCTCTGCGACGTCGTGGATGAACTGGCCATACATATTGTCGACGAGCGATTGGAAGTAAGCCTGCTCCTTCGGCGTCAGATCGCGGCTCGGATCGCCCGCATCCTTCAACTCGCCCGCATGGATGATCACGTTCTTCAGCTTGGCCCAGCGCATCAGGTCGCCGTAGTTGGTCCACTCCATGATGACGCCGATCGACCCGACCACCGATGCGTCGTTCGCATAGATCTTGTCGCAGGCACTGGCGATGTAATAAGCGCCCGACGCTCCCACCGACTCGACCGACGCAACGATCTTCTTATGCTTCTCCTGCCGTATGCGAAGAACCTCGTGATAGATCTCCTGCGAAGCAGCCGCCCCGCCACCAGGCGAATTGATGTGCAGCAGAATCGCCTTCACCGAGCTATCGTCGCCGAACTTACGAAGCTGCGTGTCTACCTTGTCGGCATCGAGAATCACGCCATCGACATCGATGACAGCGATCGAGCTACCGGTATTGAAGGTCGTGGTGGAGGTTCCAGTGAACGCACGGACGGTCGACCAGAGCATCGCGGTAATCAGCAGGGCGATCACAGCCAGCGATCCACCAATCACCGCAACCCAGAACCATCCCGAACGCCGAGGGGCCAGCGCCGCCGGATAACCCGGATAAGCCGGCCGTCCATACGCACCCGGGTAGCCGCCGCCGTACACCGGGCCGTAATTCGGAGGAAAAGTCGAGCCGGAAGGCGCATTGCCCTGGGGATTCGCGGGAGGCGGAGGCGGCGGTGGTGGAGGCGAAGCGAAGTCTTCCGGCATGATGGGTAAGTTTATCAGTACCGGAGGAGTGTCCTTTGCGGTCCTCGGAAGTCCGTACCCATGGCGCAGTGGTGAGTCATGGCTTATTTACAGTATGATCAACCACTGTGCTTGCGCCCGATCGATCCTTCGGTCAGGCGCCGCGTTTCCCGACAAACGAAGAAGGCCCGACGTGACGCATCCCCATCTCAGCATCGTAATCCCGGCGTATAACGAATGTGCCCGCATTGAGGCGACGCTGGAACGCGTGCTGGAGTGCGTTCAGCAGCGCGGATGGGACGCCGAAGTCCTCGTGATCGACGACGGTTCGACCGACGAGACCCCGCAGATCGTTGAGCGCTGGATGAAGCTTCACCCGCGCCTTCACCTTCTCAAGAATCCCGGAAACCGTGGCAAAGGCTATAGCGTCCGCAGCGGCCTCCTTCAGGCGGCCGGTGACATCGTCATGTTCACCGACGCCGATCTCTCCGCGCCCATGGAAGAAGCGGAACTCCTCTTCGCCGCCCTCGATCGCGGCGCGGACGTCGCGATCGGCTCGCGCTGGCTCGATAAGGCCCGTCAGACCGCCCACCAGCCGCTCTACCGCCGCTTTTTTGGCCGCTGTTTCAACGGCGTCGTGCGCCTCGCCATGGGTCTCCCGTTCAAGGACACCCAGTGTGGCTTCAAGGCGTTCAAGCGCCCCGTTGCCCAGATGATCTTCCGTCTCCAGCGTATTGAGCGCTGGGGCTTCGATCCCGAGATCCTGTACCTCGCCCGCAAACTGAAGTTCCGCGTCGAAGAGGTTCCCGTCACCTGGGGCCACGACGAGCGCAGCCGCATCAGCTACCTCAAAGACGGCATGAAGATGCTCGAAGAGGTCGGCGTCATCCGCTGGAACAGCCTCGCCGGACGCTACGACGCGGCCATCGCTCTCAAGGACCTCCAGCGAGCCGGAGAAGCCGCTCCCCAGGGCCGTGCCCAGGTGGATGCGCGTGGTAAGGTCGGCTGAAAGCGGCTTTGCCGTCAGCTTCCACTTCCAGCCCCGGGGGATCGTTGACCATTCAGGATGCGCCGCGCACGCATGACAGGCGTCTGCTGATCTTCGTTCTGTGCAGCCTGCTCTCGGTGAACGTCGGCATCTGGGCCGTCTACCACCTGCTCCACCACGGCAGTCCCGAAAACATCAAGGGCGACCTCATCTCTTTCGCCCACATCGGCCAGTGGACCGACTCCTGGGAGCCGATGCTCCGCTCCCTCGACTACTTCAAGGCTCACCCCAACGAGCCGCTTTACTTCGCCAGGCTCTACGACACCCTCATCTACCCGCTCCCATCGCTCTTCCCCCTCGTCTTCCTCCGCAGGCTAGGCCTCGGCGAGACCGCCGTCCTCCGCGTCCTCGCCATCTGCTCCTGGGCCGCCGTCTGGCTCGTCGGGATGGTCTCGCTCGCCCTGGCGAAGATGCTCCTCGCCCGCAAAGGCGCAAAGCTTTCCGCCAGCTCCATAGCCGCCGTCATGCTGGCCTGCCTCGGCTTTTACCCTTTGCTAAAGGGATACGCCGTCGGCAACGCCCAGACCTTCCTCACCTTAGGCTTCGCGGCCCTTATCTTCGCCTGGTCCGCCGGCTGGGAGAAGACCTCCGGAGTCCTCGTCGCCGGCCTCACAATGGTGAAGCCCCAGTACGTCCTCCTCCTAGTTTGGCTGGCCCTCCGCCGTAAGTGGAGCGCCCTGGCAAGCGGCCTCCTCTTCGCCGCGATCATGTTCACCATCTCCATCGCCGTCTTCGGCCTGCAGAACAACCTCGACTACATCAACGTCCTCGCCAGTCTCAGCCACAAGGCCCAATCGCACTTCGGCAACCAGTCCATGTTCGGCACGCTCAACCGCATGGTCTTCAACGGCGAAAACCTCGAGTACCACCCCTTCGTCTACTCCCCCTACATCCCCTGGATCTATTACACGACGGTCGCCACCTCCCTCATCCTCGTCGCCTCCGCCCTGTTCTTCCCCTGGGGCGGCCTCAAGGGCTCCACCGCCGACCTAGCCGCCATGGGCATCATCTCCGTCGCAGCCTCGCCCATGGCGTGGGAGCACCACTACGGCATCGTCTTCCCGATCTTCGCCTGGGTCTGGTTCTCTTACGGCTGTTGGCAGGACCGCAAGCCCTGGCTGCTCGCCCTCTCCTTCTTCCTCTGCGGAAACTTCCTCAGCCCCTTCAACCTCCTCTGGGACACACCCGTCCTCAACATCCTGCAGTCGTACATGTACATGGGAGCCCTTCTTCTCGTCTTTCTGCTCATGCGCCTGAGCCGCACCCATCCCGGCACACCATCGCCCGTCATTTAGTCATCTGAAACCCTGAGGTCTTTCATGCTGCGTTCCTTCTTCATCGCGCTTTCGACCAACAAATCCATGCGCGCCTTCTCCGAGCGCTCCACCATCGGCCGAACCATGTCGAGCCGCTTCGTCGCCGGCATGTCCGTCGAAGAAGCCTTGAGCGCCTGCGAGCAGCTCAACCGCGAAGGCATCGCCGCCTCCCTCGATTCGCTCGGCGAGAGCGTAGCCACCGAGGCCGAAGCCCAGAAGAGCGCCGCCATCTACTTCCAGCTACTCGACGCCATCGAGTCCCGCAAGCTCAACGCCAACGTCAGCGTGAAGCTCACCCAGATGGGCATGGACTTCGACCCCGCCCTCGCCGAACGCATCGTCGCCGGTATGGTCGAGCGCGCCGACCGCGCCAACTCCTTCGTCCGCATCGACATGGAAGGCTCCGGCTTCACCGAGGCCACCGTCGCCATGACCGAGCGCCTCAATGCCCGCTGGCCCGGCCGCGTCGGCACCGTCCTCCAGGCCTATCTCTTCCGCACCGAGTCCGACGCCGAACGCCTCATCGCAAAGGGCATTCGCATCCGCCTCTGCAAAGGCGCCTACAAGGAGCCGCCCGAGATCGCCTTTCCCGAAAAGTCCGACGTCGACAAGAACTACGTCAAGCTCATGGAGCGGATGGTCACCTCGCCCGTCTTCTGCGGCATCGCCACCCACGACGAGGCCATCATCAACGCTCTCCGCCGCTTCGTCTCCGCCCACAACGTGCCGAAGTCAGCCTTCGAGTTCCAGATGCTCTACGGCATTCGTCGCGACCTGCAGCGGAAACTCGTCGCCGAGGGCTTCGGTGTCCGCGTCTACATTCCGTTCGGCACCGAGTGGTACCCCTACTTCATGCGCCGTCTTGCCGAGCGCCCCGCGAACGTCCTCTTCCTCGCCAAAAACTTCTTCAAGAGCTAGGGCACGTCTGATCTAGGCATAAAAAATCCCACCCAGGCTCTGGAGACGCCCGGGTGGGGAAGTGGATTCGAGATCGTTATCGCGCGACCAGCTTCGTCAGATCGTTGAAGATCACAAACGCCGCGAAGCAAAGCAGCCCAACGAAAGCCACTTGGTAGATCCTCTCCTTGGCCACCTGGTTGATGTCACGCCGGAACAGGCTCTCAATGGCAAGGAAAAGAATCATGCCGCCGTCGAGGATCGGGATTGGCAGCAGATTGAAAATGCCAAGGTTGATCGAGATCCCCGCCATCAGTTCAATCAGGCGGCTCCAGCCCGGCGTCTGAAATGCCTCGTGAACCTGCTGCCCAATGCCGATCGGCCCGCTAAGCTGCTTCACCGACACGTGGTGCGTAAACATGCCCTTCAGCACATCGCGGATCAGCAGGGAGTTTTTGGTGAAGAAGTTCCATGACTCGCCAAGTGCGCGCCCGAACGGAAGCTTCTCGATCACCACCGGAGGCTGCGTAATGCTGATGCCGATCCGATAGGCCTTCAGCCCCTGGACCTCGGTCATCTCGGGCGTAAGCGTCTTCTGGATCGTCTGCCCATCGCGCACGATGCTCAACTCGGCCGGTTTTCCTGCCTGGTCCTGCAGGTAGTCCAGCAGCGAAGCGAGCGAGTGAAGACTCACCCCATCGACCGCCGCGATAATATCCTTCGACTGCAGCCCGGCACGCTGTGCGGGCGTACCCGCCGTTACCTCGTTGATCTGAACCGGCGCATTCTGAATCCGTGGATCCAGCCCAAGCGTATCGAGCGTAAAGCGCTCGGCGGGTTCCTTCGAGTCGATGGTGATCGTCTTGTCGAGGCGCTGCCCGTCATGCAGGTACGAGAAGGGAACCGTCTGGTTCAGGTTCAGCAGCGAACGCAGCCCGATGTCTTCCCAGGTCGGCTTCTCGACGGTATCGAACCGGACAATCGTGTCTCCGGCCTGGATCCCCGTCTTCGCCGCAGGTGTGCTCGCCGAGATGTAATCGACGATCGCCGGTCCTTCCAGATAAAGCGGCCGCTCGTAGTGAGCCATGTACAGCCCCGTCATAATGACGAGCGCGAGGATGAAGTTGGCGAACGGACCGGCCAGCGCGACCAGGATTCTCTGCCAGCGCGGATGCGCATTGAACTCGCCCGGATCGCCCGAAGGCTCCTCACCCGGGGTGTCGCCCGACATCTTCACATAGCCGCCCAGCGGAAGAAGCGAGAGACGGTAGTCCGTATCGCCCCGGCGAAAGCCGAAAAGGCGCTTGCCAAAGCCGATTGAAAACGTCTCGACCCGGATGCCGCACAGCTTCGCGACCGCGAAGTGGCCGAACTCGTGGACCAGAACCATGATGCCGAGGACGATGAGCAACTCGACGACGGCGGATGCGGAGAGATGGGAGAGCAGGGACAAAAGCTTACCTCGTTGACCTAGGAGACGATAGCACCGCCCGCGACGACCTGGCGGGCGGTGGCTCGGGCCCGCTGATCGGCCTCGAGCACCTGTTGGATAGACGATGGAGCTACGGCAACGGTTTTCGCCAGCACAGCTTCAATCGTACGGGGAATCCCAAGAAATGGAATGCGACCTTCGAGGAACGCAGCCACCGCGATCTCGTCGGCGGCATTCAGCGCAATGCAGGCACTTGGACCCGCCTCGGCAGCCTCGTACGCCAGTCGCAGGCAGGGGAATCGGTCAAAGTCCGGCGGAGAGAAGTCTAGCTGATTCAAGGACTTGAGGTCAAACGTAAGATCAGAAACCGGCCGCTCCGGATAAGCCAGCGCGTAGAGAATCGGCAGCCGCATATCCGTTACCGAAATCTGGGCCAGGATCGACCCGTCCACGAACTCGACCAGAGAATGCACCGTCGACTGCGGATGAACCGTAACCCGCACCTTCGCCGGAGGCAGATCGAACAGGCGGCAGGCCTCGATCACCTCGAAGCCCTTGTTCATCATCGTGGCCGAGTCGATCGTGATCCTCTGCCCCATCGTCCACGTCGGATGCTTGAGCGCCTGCGCCGGCGTAATCCGCGCGAAGTCTGCCGCCGGGGTATTGCGAAACGGTCCGCCGGACGCCGTGAGCCAGATCTGCTTCACCTCTGCAGGCGTTCCACCGCGCATCGCCTGGTGAATGGCGTTGTGCTCGGAGTCGATCGGCAGAAGCGCCACCCGGTTCGCCCGCGCTGCGGCAATGATCAGGTCGCCCGCGGCAACGAGGCATTCTTTGTTGGCCAGCCCGATCGTCTTTCCTGCGCAGATCGCCGCGTACGTCGCCTCCAGCCCCGCCACGCCGACAATGGCCGACACAACGAAGTTCACGTCCGGATGCGTCGCGACCCTCGTCGCCCCCGCCGACCCGTGCAGCACCTCGATATCGTAGATATCCGCCTGGTGCAGAAGCTTCAGCAGGGCATTGGCGCACTTCTCCGTCGCCATCGAAATGATCTTCGGACACCACTGGATGCACTGCTCGAGCGCGACATCGACGTTGGTTCCAGCCGCCAGCGTGACGACCTTATAGCGATCCGGATAGCTCTCGCAGATCGAGAGCGTGCTGTGGCCGATCGAGCCGGTTGAGCCGAGGATCGCGAGCTTCTTGATGGGAACGTGAATGGACAAAACTAAAAGCCGCCTAACTTGAAGGTGTCTTTGATGAGCAGAGCGTACCAGAGCACGGGTGCGCCCAGCAGCAGGGCATCGATACGGTCGAGAATGCCTCCGTGACCCGGAAGCATGGTGCCGGAATCCTTGACCTTGGCCCCACGCTTGATCGCCGATTCCAGCAGATCGCCGACCTGTGCAGCAATATTGATCACGATGGCCAGGACAAGCGACTGCCACACCGGTTCGCTGATGTGAAGAAATGTGCTCCCCCGCGCCGCCAGCCGATCGCTCACCAGAACGACCGCCATCCCGGCAAGCACGGACCCAACCACCGACGCAATCGAACCCTCCCACGTCTTGCCCGGGCTGAGCCGCGGCGCGAGCTTGCGCTTTCCGAAGTTCCGCCCGATATAAAGTGCGGCGATGTCGCCAGCCCACACGCAGACCATCAGGAACAGAAGAAGTGCCGGACCATCCTCCTGCTTCCACAGCAGGGGAATCAAGGTCAACGGAAATCCTACGTAAAGCAGTCCAAAGAGCCCCTGCGCCGTATCCGGAAGCACATGGTCGAGCGGCGCGCGGAACCCATTCCAGGCCAGCAGGCTCAGCGCGAGCGCACTCAACAGGGGAAGCTGCGCGTCCAATGGCCAGTTCGGAACAATGGGAAGAAAAAGGCAAGCCGTCCCAACGATCATCCACACGAGAGGGATATCCGCCCCGCCCGCTTTGGCAAGCTGAATGTACTCATACGCGGCAAGCTCGGCAACGAGAGCGGCGAACAGGGTAATCATCCAAAGCTGACCGAAGAAGATGAGTCCAAAGACGGCAGCGATGAGGACGACGGCGGTTAGAATTCGTTGCATAGGCCGTCTCTAAGGATACAGGCTCAGCCCGTTCGCCGTGCGCTATGCCGCAGCTTCACGAGGGCGTTACCGGCGAGTCAGTACAGGAGAAGCCTGCCCCGAAAGCTCGGTCGAAATCTCCTCGGCAACCTCGCTGGCAGGCTCAAGTCCGGCAAGATGCTCGTCCGTTCCCTCGCCCAGCCCGCCAAACCGCCGTTCGCGTTGCTGGTACGCCGCGATCGCCTCAAGCAGGTGCAGCCCGCGAAAGTCCGGCCACAGCCTGTCCGTGACGAAGATCTCGGCATACGCAATCTGCCACAGCAGGAAATTCGAAATCCTCTGCTCGCCCGACGTCCGGATCACCAGGTCCGGGTCAGGCATATTCGCCGTATAGAGATGCCCCGTAATATGCTGCTCATCGAGATGCGTCTCCAGCCCATCCACCTGCAGCAGATCCTCGAGCGAGCATCCCCGCTTGTGCGCTTCCGCGATCAGGTTCGTCAGGATCGACCGTGTCGCATCCACGATCTCCGACCGCGCTCCATAGTTCAGCGCCAGCGTCAGCGTCGTACCCGTGTTCCGCGCCGTCTCTTCCGACGCCCACTGCATCGTGTCCCGCACCTCGGCTGGAAGCTCATGCGTCCGCCCGATGTACGCCATCCGGACGTTGTTGTCGTTCATTCGCTTCACGTTGCCGACGAGGTAATTCTTCAGCAGCGTCATCAGGAAACTGACTTCGGACTTCGGCCGGCGCAGGTTGTTCTCAAGCGAAAACGCGTATAGCGTGAGCCACGGCAGGTTGATCCGCGAGGCGGTCTCGACCACAAACTGCACGCTCTCCGCGCCCTGTTTATGTCCCAGAAATCTCTTCAGAAGCCGTTTCCCGGCCCATCGGCCGTTGCCGTCCATGATGATCGCAACGTGCTGCGGCACACGTTCCGGGTCGAGCGTCGCATAGACGCTCTGCTCCTCGGGGGAAAGCTCATGGATCCGGGGCGGCGGCAGGGGAGAACGGTTCGCTGGTGTGGATGCGCGCACAACGACCTCGCAGGCTTAGACGCTAGCACACGGCCTTGCGGTGTGCAATGCAATGGCTTTGGTGTATCGGGGAGGCCATGCAAGGACGCCCCCGGGCAATAGAGTTAGTGTACCGCTCGCCACGGAGAATGACGAGAAGCACATGCCCTATTGGCCCGGGGGGCTCGGTACGTTAAGCGCTGCGGCGATGCCCGGCCGCCAACTCGCGGACGTGGTTCAGGAAGATCGAACGCTGCAGCGTATCGAGCTTCGAGGTGAAGGCCGCGATCTCCGCCAGGAATGGATCGTTCATGAGCACAGCCGCCTCGTCGCGGTGCCGCGTCTTGGCATCGCGGAGAAGCGCGCTCATATCCACCTCGAGAGCCCGCGCCAGGCGGTCGAGCGAGGACAGCGTCGGCATCGCCTTGCCGTTCTCGATCTTCGAGATGTACGTGCGCGGCACGTTCATGCGTGCAGCAAGCTGACGCTGCGAAAGATTACGGACGTGCCGGAGGTCGCGAACTGCGGCGGCGACCTGCAGGCCGTTGTCCGGAACCGGCTGAGCTGGAACAAGAGCGATAGGAGCGGGGGCCGGTTCAGGGGTTTGAACGACGACGCTCTTGTGGCACCGGCGGCACAAGGCATTCGCGGTGCGGAATTGCACCAGGCTGCAGTGGTCACAACGGAGCACCTCCCGCTGTTCGACAGACGCCATCATGGTTGCCATAAGTTGTGTAGTGCGGGTGGACCCAGAGCAAGGAACCACAGCACACGTCCGATAACGGAGCCGTGCGATGTGCCTAGACTGACACTGGGTAACGGAAGAGTCAAGAGGAAACGGGTTGATCTTCCGGCAAAAACCTGAAATAACCGAAAAGGGAATCAAGGTAGTAACTTGTGCCGGAGGGCTTTCATGACAAATGCATTCACCCGCGAACACGCTCGAGACCTTCTCGAGGAGTGGACCGCCTCACCCTCGCTCGTGAAGCACGGCCTCAGTGTGAGCTTTTCGACCGAAGCCTACGGCGTCCGCGAAGCCGCCCGCCTCGGCCTCACCGGCCCCGAAGCCGAAGCCTTCGTCGAAACCTACGCCTGTGCCGGCCTCCTCCACGACTTCGACTACGACCGTCATCCCTCGCTCACCGAGCATCCCTTCGTCGGCGTCGCCTACCTCCGCGAGCACGGCTGGCCCGAGCCCATCCTCCACGCCATCCTCGCCCACGCCGACTACTCCGGAACCCCCCGCGAATCGCACCTCGACAAGGCCCTCTTCGCCTGCGACGAGCTCTCCGGCTTCCTCACCGCCTGCGCCCTCGTCAAGCCGTCGAAGTCCATCCACGACGTCGAGGTCGCCGGCGTCCGAAAGAAAATGAAGGACAAGGCCTTCGCCCGCGCCGTCCTCCGCGAAGACATCACCGCCGGGGCCGAGCTCCTCGCCATCCCCGTCGAAGAGCACATCGGCAACTGTTTAGCCGCGATGCAGGCCCACGCCGAAGAACTGGGCCTCGCCGGAACCCCGTCCACCTAGCCACGCACGCAAAGGCTCTATCATCGACCCAGGAGATTCGCCTTTGCGTGCTCGTCTGTTCCTGCTCGTCTGCCTCTGCCTGACCGTCGCCGGCTGCCACCCATCCACGCCCAGCGCCCCGGCCCTCTCCGCCCAGAAGTCCTTCCCCGTCCGTGGCCGCGTCGTCTCCTCCGACACCGCCACGGGAAAGATCATGCTCGACCATGAAGCCATTCCCGGCTACATGGAAGCCATGACCATGCAGTACAAGCTCGCCGCCCCTAACACCGCCTCCGAGCTCCACCCCAACGACCGCATCACCGCCCAGCTCATCGTCGACGCCACCCGCGGCGACGACCCCTCCGGCTACCGCAACCCGCGCCTCGACCAGGTTGTCGTCGTGGGCCAGGCCCGCCCCGACTACAAGCCCATTGTCCAGTACCACGTCCCCGAGGCCGGCCAGGATATCCCCGACTTCAAGCTCCTCAACCAGAGCGCCAGGACAATCCACCTCGCGCAGTTCAAGGGCAA harbors:
- a CDS encoding isoprenyl transferase; translation: MRASTPANRSPLPPPRIHELSPEEQSVYATLDPERVPQHVAIIMDGNGRWAGKRLLKRFLGHKQGAESVQFVVETASRINLPWLTLYAFSLENNLRRPKSEVSFLMTLLKNYLVGNVKRMNDNNVRMAYIGRTHELPAEVRDTMQWASEETARNTGTTLTLALNYGARSEIVDATRSILTNLIAEAHKRGCSLEDLLQVDGLETHLDEQHITGHLYTANMPDPDLVIRTSGEQRISNFLLWQIAYAEIFVTDRLWPDFRGLHLLEAIAAYQQRERRFGGLGEGTDEHLAGLEPASEVAEEISTELSGQASPVLTRR
- the rseP gene encoding RIP metalloprotease RseP; this encodes MSLLSHLSASAVVELLIVLGIMVLVHEFGHFAVAKLCGIRVETFSIGFGKRLFGFRRGDTDYRLSLLPLGGYVKMSGDTPGEEPSGDPGEFNAHPRWQRILVALAGPFANFILALVIMTGLYMAHYERPLYLEGPAIVDYISASTPAAKTGIQAGDTIVRFDTVEKPTWEDIGLRSLLNLNQTVPFSYLHDGQRLDKTITIDSKEPAERFTLDTLGLDPRIQNAPVQINEVTAGTPAQRAGLQSKDIIAAVDGVSLHSLASLLDYLQDQAGKPAELSIVRDGQTIQKTLTPEMTEVQGLKAYRIGISITQPPVVIEKLPFGRALGESWNFFTKNSLLIRDVLKGMFTHHVSVKQLSGPIGIGQQVHEAFQTPGWSRLIELMAGISINLGIFNLLPIPILDGGMILFLAIESLFRRDINQVAKERIYQVAFVGLLCFAAFVIFNDLTKLVAR
- a CDS encoding glycosyltransferase family 87 protein gives rise to the protein MTIQDAPRTHDRRLLIFVLCSLLSVNVGIWAVYHLLHHGSPENIKGDLISFAHIGQWTDSWEPMLRSLDYFKAHPNEPLYFARLYDTLIYPLPSLFPLVFLRRLGLGETAVLRVLAICSWAAVWLVGMVSLALAKMLLARKGAKLSASSIAAVMLACLGFYPLLKGYAVGNAQTFLTLGFAALIFAWSAGWEKTSGVLVAGLTMVKPQYVLLLVWLALRRKWSALASGLLFAAIMFTISIAVFGLQNNLDYINVLASLSHKAQSHFGNQSMFGTLNRMVFNGENLEYHPFVYSPYIPWIYYTTVATSLILVASALFFPWGGLKGSTADLAAMGIISVAASPMAWEHHYGIVFPIFAWVWFSYGCWQDRKPWLLALSFFLCGNFLSPFNLLWDTPVLNILQSYMYMGALLLVFLLMRLSRTHPGTPSPVI
- a CDS encoding proline dehydrogenase family protein; amino-acid sequence: MLRSFFIALSTNKSMRAFSERSTIGRTMSSRFVAGMSVEEALSACEQLNREGIAASLDSLGESVATEAEAQKSAAIYFQLLDAIESRKLNANVSVKLTQMGMDFDPALAERIVAGMVERADRANSFVRIDMEGSGFTEATVAMTERLNARWPGRVGTVLQAYLFRTESDAERLIAKGIRIRLCKGAYKEPPEIAFPEKSDVDKNYVKLMERMVTSPVFCGIATHDEAIINALRRFVSAHNVPKSAFEFQMLYGIRRDLQRKLVAEGFGVRVYIPFGTEWYPYFMRRLAERPANVLFLAKNFFKS
- the dxr gene encoding 1-deoxy-D-xylulose-5-phosphate reductoisomerase, with amino-acid sequence MKKLAILGSTGSIGHSTLSICESYPDRYKVVTLAAGTNVDVALEQCIQWCPKIISMATEKCANALLKLLHQADIYDIEVLHGSAGATRVATHPDVNFVVSAIVGVAGLEATYAAICAGKTIGLANKECLVAAGDLIIAAARANRVALLPIDSEHNAIHQAMRGGTPAEVKQIWLTASGGPFRNTPAADFARITPAQALKHPTWTMGQRITIDSATMMNKGFEVIEACRLFDLPPAKVRVTVHPQSTVHSLVEFVDGSILAQISVTDMRLPILYALAYPERPVSDLTFDLKSLNQLDFSPPDFDRFPCLRLAYEAAEAGPSACIALNAADEIAVAAFLEGRIPFLGIPRTIEAVLAKTVAVAPSSIQQVLEADQRARATARQVVAGGAIVS
- a CDS encoding phosphatidate cytidylyltransferase; translation: MQRILTAVVLIAAVFGLIFFGQLWMITLFAALVAELAAYEYIQLAKAGGADIPLVWMIVGTACLFLPIVPNWPLDAQLPLLSALALSLLAWNGFRAPLDHVLPDTAQGLFGLLYVGFPLTLIPLLWKQEDGPALLLFLMVCVWAGDIAALYIGRNFGKRKLAPRLSPGKTWEGSIASVVGSVLAGMAVVLVSDRLAARGSTFLHISEPVWQSLVLAIVINIAAQVGDLLESAIKRGAKVKDSGTMLPGHGGILDRIDALLLGAPVLWYALLIKDTFKLGGF
- the sppA gene encoding signal peptide peptidase SppA, whose amino-acid sequence is MPEDFASPPPPPPPPPANPQGNAPSGSTFPPNYGPVYGGGYPGAYGRPAYPGYPAALAPRRSGWFWVAVIGGSLAVIALLITAMLWSTVRAFTGTSTTTFNTGSSIAVIDVDGVILDADKVDTQLRKFGDDSSVKAILLHINSPGGGAAASQEIYHEVLRIRQEKHKKIVASVESVGASGAYYIASACDKIYANDASVVGSIGVIMEWTNYGDLMRWAKLKNVIIHAGELKDAGDPSRDLTPKEQAYFQSLVDNMYGQFIHDVAEGRHTTDDKIRPLATGQVWTGQQSLPLGLIDKVGGYRIALMDTAKDVGISGEPDIVKPSTKKGLSAFLNGDADDLFPTPGKILNQAPGFYFMWK
- a CDS encoding ABC transporter ATP-binding protein, with the protein product MTPAVSTVGLTRRFGDFTAVQDVNLTVAAGQFFGFLGPNGAGKSTTIKMLTGLLAPTSGTIEILGLDATAHPLEVKRQIGVVPEGLALFGRLTGAEYLRFVGQMYGLDRALTVRRTTELLEFMGLANEPKKLITDYSHGMQKKIALAAAVIHGPRILFLDEPFEGVDAIASGTLKAMLQGMIARGATIFLTSHVLEIVERLCSHIAIIDHGRLITHGSLEELRAGVQTAAAPGEAPEHLTLEEIFIRVVGSRHAADAPARELTWLG
- a CDS encoding HU family DNA-binding protein, with the protein product MTKADLVDKVTSLGDLTRRDGEVIVDTMFEAVIGALKADDKVEIRGFGSFRTRKRNPRIGRNPKTGARVDVPAKRVPFFKPAKELRDMVNIEAKTRSNGAGSVSGSVDPHHPPPM
- a CDS encoding dolichyl-phosphate beta-glucosyltransferase; amino-acid sequence: MTHPHLSIVIPAYNECARIEATLERVLECVQQRGWDAEVLVIDDGSTDETPQIVERWMKLHPRLHLLKNPGNRGKGYSVRSGLLQAAGDIVMFTDADLSAPMEEAELLFAALDRGADVAIGSRWLDKARQTAHQPLYRRFFGRCFNGVVRLAMGLPFKDTQCGFKAFKRPVAQMIFRLQRIERWGFDPEILYLARKLKFRVEEVPVTWGHDERSRISYLKDGMKMLEEVGVIRWNSLAGRYDAAIALKDLQRAGEAAPQGRAQVDARGKVG